A genome region from Frankineae bacterium MT45 includes the following:
- a CDS encoding Quinol monooxygenase YgiN codes for MPEVNVVAVIKAREGKGDELATALTGLANATHGEGGCIHYSLHRGLQDADTFVTVEKWGSQQDLEGHMAAPHMQAAISQFQSLLAGAPTIIPLGAISLDDAEKGIF; via the coding sequence ATGCCCGAAGTGAATGTCGTCGCCGTGATCAAGGCTCGGGAAGGGAAGGGCGACGAGCTCGCGACGGCGCTGACCGGGCTCGCCAACGCCACGCACGGCGAAGGCGGGTGCATCCACTACAGCCTGCACCGCGGGCTGCAGGACGCCGACACCTTCGTCACAGTGGAGAAATGGGGCTCGCAGCAGGACCTGGAGGGACACATGGCAGCGCCGCACATGCAGGCCGCGATCAGCCAGTTCCAATCGCTGCTCGCCGGCGCTCCGACGATCATCCCGCTCGGCGCGATCAGCCTGGACGACGCTGAGAAGGGAATCTTCTAG
- a CDS encoding Winged helix DNA-binding domain-containing protein encodes MRPLELSRGDVLALRYDAQGLHRAAAEITDLAVLDIGVQDSGPDAAKLAFDARLTTAPPAHNVGPQQPLALVWGLRGAPYLHRRSELDDIAAASWPLSDADAATRLGETGARLKKAGRPALEGFAEGVELLRTVITEPTAKGAASTAISGRMSEELGRFCRVCQVVHVSELIMRLASTPAGIELEPDTSPPVLLPNAGFGAAAGDVLATQRLARRYLALLGPATAADVAGYLGARRADIEGCWPDDLRPTLTDGKAGWLPAETAARLESGKKSAPPPPRGLRLIGAFDPWLQARDRELIVPDQRLHKALWPVLGRPGVILGDGEVIGTWRPQSKKLALQLRIEEFVPFSPSLRRDLDVEANRVATVRGQQLTGLQLSS; translated from the coding sequence GTGCGCCCGCTCGAACTGAGCCGGGGTGACGTCCTCGCTCTCCGCTACGACGCCCAAGGGCTGCACCGTGCCGCGGCCGAGATCACCGATCTCGCCGTCCTCGACATCGGCGTCCAGGACTCCGGCCCGGATGCGGCGAAGCTGGCCTTCGACGCCCGCCTGACCACCGCACCGCCGGCCCACAACGTCGGCCCGCAGCAACCGCTGGCGCTCGTCTGGGGTCTGCGCGGCGCCCCCTACCTGCACCGGCGTTCGGAGCTGGACGACATCGCGGCTGCCTCCTGGCCACTCTCGGATGCCGACGCCGCGACCCGGCTGGGCGAGACCGGGGCGCGCCTGAAGAAGGCCGGTCGCCCCGCCCTGGAGGGTTTCGCCGAAGGCGTCGAACTGCTGCGCACCGTCATCACCGAACCGACGGCCAAGGGCGCGGCCAGCACGGCGATCAGCGGGCGGATGTCCGAAGAACTAGGCAGATTCTGCCGGGTCTGCCAGGTGGTGCACGTATCGGAACTCATCATGCGGTTGGCCTCCACGCCGGCCGGGATCGAGCTCGAGCCCGACACCTCCCCGCCGGTGCTGCTGCCGAACGCAGGCTTCGGCGCCGCAGCGGGTGACGTGTTGGCAACGCAGCGACTGGCCCGCCGCTACCTGGCGCTCCTCGGGCCGGCGACCGCCGCCGACGTGGCGGGCTACCTGGGCGCGCGTCGGGCCGACATCGAAGGCTGCTGGCCGGACGACCTGCGTCCGACCCTCACCGACGGAAAGGCGGGCTGGCTGCCGGCCGAGACCGCCGCACGCCTCGAATCGGGGAAGAAGTCAGCTCCCCCGCCACCGCGTGGCCTACGCCTGATCGGGGCCTTCGACCCCTGGCTGCAGGCCCGCGACCGCGAACTCATCGTCCCCGACCAGCGGCTGCACAAGGCGCTCTGGCCGGTGCTGGGACGCCCCGGGGTCATCCTCGGCGACGGGGAGGTCATAGGGACGTGGCGGCCGCAGAGCAAGAAACTCGCCCTCCAGTTGCGGATCGAGGAGTTCGTGCCGTTCAGCCCGTCGCTGCGCCGCGACCTCGACGTCGAGGCCAACCGAGTCGCCACCGTCCGCGGGCAGCAGTTGACGGGGCTGCAGCTGTCGTCCTGA
- a CDS encoding Xaa-Pro aminopeptidase, protein MSDERNEEPKTTSYDIPVSAHLKDFIAQDWDPAPPMPHPARSDSAAWTAARRARTSAAFADELVVVPAGVLKVRANDTDYVFRASSVFTWLTAETAEGAVLVLAPTPTGHEATLYLRECAPAGELGYFASRDGALWVGNVPSPSETQAVLGLATRGLEDLSRDLAPWKEKEVALLTGVDPTVDALLPRGTATKLEQVLDELRLVKDDWEVARLQEACDATTRGFADVVRELPMLLARGGERGERWLEGTFWRRARLEGNEVGYTSIVGAGAHATTLHWWRNHGRIESGQLLLADMGVETDALYTADVTRTMPVNGEWRPEQLKVYRAVAEAQAAGIAEVKAGADFSAAHRAAMWILADHLHSWGILPVTADVSCNEDIEAPGAGLHRRYTLHGTSHMLGIDVHDCAKARTETYHKGTLAAGHVLTVEPGLYFQPNDRTAPAELRGIGVRIEDDIVATDGAPVNLSAALPRDPDEISAWMREVQSTPVQA, encoded by the coding sequence ATGAGCGACGAGCGGAACGAAGAGCCGAAGACCACCTCCTACGACATCCCGGTCTCGGCCCATCTCAAGGACTTCATCGCGCAGGACTGGGACCCGGCCCCACCCATGCCCCACCCGGCCCGCAGCGACAGCGCCGCCTGGACCGCCGCCCGCCGGGCCCGCACTTCGGCCGCCTTCGCCGACGAACTGGTCGTGGTTCCGGCGGGAGTGTTGAAGGTGCGCGCCAACGACACCGACTACGTCTTCCGCGCGTCGAGCGTCTTCACGTGGCTCACCGCCGAGACCGCCGAGGGCGCGGTACTGGTGCTGGCCCCGACGCCCACCGGCCACGAGGCCACGCTCTATCTCCGCGAGTGCGCACCGGCCGGCGAGCTCGGCTACTTCGCCAGCCGCGACGGCGCGCTCTGGGTCGGCAATGTGCCGAGTCCCAGTGAAACGCAGGCTGTTCTCGGCCTCGCAACCCGCGGACTGGAGGACCTCTCCCGCGATCTGGCGCCCTGGAAGGAGAAGGAGGTCGCGCTGCTCACCGGTGTCGACCCGACCGTCGACGCCCTGCTACCCCGTGGCACGGCCACCAAACTCGAGCAGGTACTCGACGAGCTGCGGCTGGTGAAGGACGACTGGGAAGTGGCCCGGCTGCAGGAGGCCTGTGACGCCACCACCCGGGGATTCGCCGATGTAGTAAGGGAATTGCCGATGCTCCTGGCCCGCGGCGGCGAGCGGGGCGAACGGTGGCTGGAGGGGACCTTCTGGCGGCGGGCCCGCTTGGAGGGGAACGAGGTGGGGTACACGTCCATCGTCGGCGCCGGAGCACATGCGACGACGCTGCACTGGTGGCGAAACCACGGCCGCATCGAGTCGGGGCAACTGCTGCTGGCCGATATGGGGGTGGAGACGGACGCCCTGTACACCGCTGACGTCACCCGCACCATGCCGGTGAACGGTGAATGGCGGCCGGAGCAGCTGAAGGTGTACCGGGCCGTCGCCGAGGCGCAGGCCGCCGGGATCGCTGAGGTGAAGGCCGGCGCCGACTTCTCGGCCGCCCACCGCGCCGCGATGTGGATCCTGGCCGATCACCTGCATTCCTGGGGCATTCTCCCCGTCACCGCCGATGTCTCCTGCAACGAGGACATCGAGGCGCCGGGGGCTGGGCTGCATCGTCGCTACACCCTGCACGGCACTTCGCACATGCTCGGCATCGACGTCCACGACTGCGCCAAAGCGCGTACCGAGACGTACCACAAGGGCACACTGGCCGCCGGCCACGTCCTCACCGTCGAGCCCGGCCTCTACTTCCAGCCGAACGACCGCACCGCACCGGCTGAGCTGCGTGGCATCGGCGTCCGCATCGAGGACGACATCGTGGCCACCGACGGTGCACCTGTCAACCTCTCGGCGGCGCTGCCCCGCGACCCGGATGAGATCTCTGCCTGGATGCGCGAAGTGCAGAGCACCCCGGTTCAGGCATAG
- a CDS encoding mycothiol S-conjugate amidase, whose amino-acid sequence MAVHAHPDDESSKGAATMARYVDEGVEVLVVTCTGGERGSILNPALQGRADIEANIAEIRKGEMDRARAILGVAQAWLGFVDSGLPEGDPLPPLPEGCFGLMDVNTAAEALVAQIRSFRPQVITTYDENGGYPHPDHIMCHNITMRAFATAGDPDAYPDAGAPWQPSKLYYDVGFSMERMQALHDAMTSKGLESPFEEIRSRWSERSEKRRVPNITTRIPCGDWFERRDAALLAHATQVDPNGWFFKAPLDIQRNAWGTEDFELAQALVPTSLPEDDLFAGVRAESASGDGLANGASRTADELSSR is encoded by the coding sequence ATGGCCGTCCACGCTCACCCGGACGACGAGTCGAGCAAGGGCGCGGCGACGATGGCCCGCTACGTCGACGAGGGCGTCGAGGTGCTCGTCGTCACCTGCACCGGTGGCGAGCGTGGAAGCATCCTCAACCCGGCGCTGCAGGGGCGGGCGGATATCGAGGCGAACATCGCCGAGATTCGCAAGGGTGAGATGGACCGGGCCCGCGCGATCCTGGGCGTCGCGCAGGCGTGGCTGGGTTTCGTCGATTCGGGACTGCCCGAGGGCGACCCGCTGCCGCCGCTGCCGGAGGGGTGCTTCGGGCTGATGGACGTGAACACCGCCGCCGAGGCCCTGGTGGCCCAGATTCGCTCGTTCCGGCCGCAGGTCATCACGACCTACGACGAGAACGGCGGCTACCCGCACCCCGACCACATCATGTGCCACAACATCACCATGCGCGCATTCGCGACCGCCGGTGACCCGGACGCCTACCCCGACGCCGGGGCGCCCTGGCAGCCGTCGAAGCTCTACTACGACGTCGGCTTCAGCATGGAGCGGATGCAGGCGCTGCACGACGCGATGACCTCCAAGGGTCTGGAGTCGCCCTTCGAGGAGATCCGTTCCCGCTGGAGCGAGCGCTCGGAGAAGCGCCGGGTCCCGAACATCACCACCCGGATCCCCTGCGGCGACTGGTTCGAGCGGCGCGATGCGGCATTGCTGGCCCACGCCACCCAGGTCGACCCGAACGGCTGGTTCTTCAAGGCGCCGTTGGACATCCAGCGCAACGCCTGGGGCACCGAGGACTTCGAGCTGGCCCAGGCCCTCGTTCCGACGTCGCTGCCTGAGGATGATCTCTTCGCCGGGGTCCGGGCCGAGAGCGCGTCCGGTGATGGGCTGGCCAACGGTGCGAGCCGCACCGCGGACGAGCTGTCGAGCCGATGA
- a CDS encoding transcription elongation factor GreA, with product MSSTPDTQVTWLTQDAFDRLSRELDELIANRPAMAQEINDRREEGDLKENGGYHAAREEQGKQEGRIMQLQQLLRNAKVGEAPTTNGKAGPGTVVTVQFDGDDETEKFLIGSREEAETTDLQVYSAASPLGQALTGAAAGATVSYETPNGKTLKLKLLKVEPFSG from the coding sequence ATGTCCAGCACGCCCGATACGCAAGTCACCTGGCTCACGCAAGACGCCTTCGACCGGCTCTCGCGTGAGCTCGACGAGCTGATTGCGAACCGTCCGGCGATGGCACAGGAGATCAACGACCGCCGCGAAGAGGGCGACCTGAAGGAGAACGGCGGTTACCACGCCGCCCGCGAGGAGCAGGGCAAGCAGGAGGGGCGCATCATGCAGCTCCAGCAGTTGCTGCGTAACGCGAAGGTCGGTGAGGCACCGACCACGAACGGCAAGGCCGGCCCCGGCACCGTGGTGACGGTGCAGTTCGATGGCGACGACGAGACTGAGAAGTTCCTGATCGGTTCCCGTGAAGAGGCCGAGACGACCGATCTGCAGGTCTATTCGGCCGCCTCCCCACTGGGTCAGGCGCTCACCGGCGCCGCGGCCGGCGCCACGGTCAGCTACGAGACCCCCAACGGCAAGACGCTGAAGCTCAAGCTGCTGAAGGTCGAGCCCTTCTCCGGCTGA